The Pseudoalteromonas arctica A 37-1-2 genome includes a region encoding these proteins:
- a CDS encoding LpxL/LpxP family acyltransferase, whose product MSEQKKAPHNDVDKPFHWSQLKERGSMLGIEVLVFIYKVFGKWLFKIVLTPVMFYFYVTGRLSRQAIWHYLDNLNVSMGEDKRTGWARFKQGFKLYFSFGMAILDKFDAWLGKVNIKDLEIATPEGYQQLLEAKGAVIFSAHLGNMEICRAIFSMGDNKRPLNVITYNEHTPSFNNFLKKVNQDAAINFIHINNFGPDDTIKLKQKLDDGEAVIIFADRTSVNNPNSVHHVPFLGEDAPFAVGPFALANIMECPVFLMFCINEQGRYKTYIEKFADPIKVKRKERQAYFQSMATKFAQRLEFYCKKAPYQWYNFFNFWPKATDKDSKPS is encoded by the coding sequence GTGTCAGAGCAAAAAAAAGCACCGCATAACGACGTTGATAAACCATTTCATTGGTCACAATTAAAAGAACGCGGCTCTATGCTTGGTATCGAAGTATTGGTATTTATATACAAGGTATTTGGTAAGTGGCTGTTTAAAATAGTTTTAACACCAGTTATGTTTTATTTTTACGTTACAGGTCGTTTATCTCGTCAAGCTATTTGGCACTATTTAGATAATCTTAATGTCAGTATGGGTGAGGATAAACGCACTGGTTGGGCGCGTTTTAAACAAGGTTTTAAGTTGTACTTCTCGTTTGGTATGGCAATTTTAGATAAATTTGATGCTTGGCTTGGTAAAGTAAATATTAAAGATTTAGAAATTGCTACACCAGAAGGTTATCAGCAATTACTAGAGGCTAAAGGCGCTGTTATTTTTAGTGCTCATTTAGGTAATATGGAAATTTGTCGTGCTATTTTTAGCATGGGAGATAACAAACGACCGCTTAACGTGATTACTTATAATGAGCATACACCTTCATTTAATAATTTTTTGAAGAAGGTTAACCAAGATGCAGCCATTAATTTTATTCATATCAATAACTTTGGTCCAGATGATACAATTAAATTAAAGCAAAAATTAGACGACGGTGAAGCCGTAATTATATTTGCTGACCGTACATCGGTTAATAACCCAAATAGTGTACATCATGTGCCGTTTTTAGGAGAAGATGCTCCGTTTGCTGTAGGTCCATTTGCTCTTGCAAACATTATGGAATGCCCTGTATTTTTAATGTTTTGTATTAATGAGCAAGGACGTTATAAAACGTACATTGAAAAATTTGCAGACCCTATCAAGGTTAAACGTAAAGAGCGTCAAGCGTATTTTCAGTCAATGGCTACTAAGTTCGCTCAACGACTCGAGTTTTATTGTAAAAAAGCGCCGTATCAATGGTACAATTTTTTTAATTTTTGGCCAAAAGCCACAGACAAAGATTCAAAGCCTAGCTAA